In the Palaeococcus pacificus DY20341 genome, one interval contains:
- the rad50 gene encoding DNA double-strand break repair ATPase Rad50 produces MRIRALAIKDFRAHEKSYVEFNDGINLVIGQNGSGKSSILEAIFASFYLGHGSFPRGYKKVNTRVDSKSGFELTLKFEHGGKMYEIVRKSLGESYLKENGSIIADKDSDIARWVERYLYPIHVYRNALYIRQGEIESILTDEDVREKVLRKVLGIEDYENAEKNAQEVIRELRREKEHLEGVILGAGDVKSQIEDAERKLKEVFKSINELRLLEGELKEKFKAVSSRYSQLKNTKELLEELEREEIRKEGELNEIKESITHLEERIKELQQEIQDLKGKEKRLKEIEWVNKRYPKLKSVLSKKDDLHKAKIEMSRLEQKLKNIGEQIEELKEKEKELQIKREEYTKAIKTYNELKRSVEQYEKAMQLLAQKERHEMELKKEGYTKEKLLSEIEGVNKAKEKAKEVDEEIIKIREEISGLNKLEHSLRQNLSKLEGAKECPLCKRPMEEHDEEEIMREYREEFAQIEKRRKELKEKLKELTEEKKQLESIKATEGKLLKLQKTLELLEEVEKELKGYDVEKLKKKADEFEEVKRKAIELKKEMTSINRELEKLEKLMMEKERAENEMKALNARVNRILNELSKEGFSSFEDVEEELERIDPIYREYLQLKGIPSELSLKEKRKRILEEKMGLKIKGLEKLKKELQEIKAKVQKLKKEFSKEEFERVENEYLNLSNKVASIKAEIEGQERLKEEVTKRLEGLRKQLEEVKSAQAKIKAVEKVMADMKVLREKLIKFKAEAERRGLEEVEKVASELFSEMTERKYQGIKIIREKRYGKERIRIAVLYQGEEQGIDFLSGGERIALGLSFRLALSLYKVRNLELLILDEPTPFLDEERRKKLIDIITQHLRKIPQVIIVSHDEELKDAADYVIRVSLVGGKSRVEVESLAAY; encoded by the coding sequence ATGAGGATTAGAGCACTCGCCATAAAGGATTTTAGGGCTCATGAAAAGTCTTACGTGGAATTTAACGATGGTATAAACTTAGTAATTGGACAAAACGGTTCTGGAAAGAGCTCTATTCTTGAGGCCATATTTGCCTCGTTCTACCTCGGCCATGGGAGCTTCCCGAGGGGATATAAGAAAGTTAACACCAGGGTGGACTCCAAGTCTGGCTTTGAGCTTACATTAAAATTTGAACATGGGGGAAAGATGTATGAAATTGTGAGAAAGTCCCTTGGAGAGAGCTATCTTAAAGAAAATGGCAGCATAATTGCGGACAAAGACAGCGATATAGCGAGATGGGTGGAGCGCTATTTGTATCCAATCCATGTTTATAGAAATGCCCTCTATATCAGACAGGGAGAGATTGAGAGCATTTTAACGGATGAAGATGTGAGAGAGAAGGTTTTGAGGAAAGTCCTTGGAATTGAGGACTACGAAAACGCCGAGAAAAATGCTCAAGAGGTTATAAGAGAGCTGAGGAGAGAGAAAGAACACTTGGAGGGCGTCATACTGGGAGCGGGAGATGTAAAATCTCAAATAGAAGACGCTGAAAGAAAGCTCAAGGAAGTATTTAAATCTATCAATGAGCTTAGACTTTTGGAAGGAGAACTTAAGGAGAAGTTCAAAGCAGTATCCTCCAGATACTCCCAGCTTAAAAACACTAAAGAACTTCTCGAAGAACTTGAAAGAGAGGAGATCAGGAAAGAAGGAGAGCTCAACGAGATAAAAGAGTCCATAACCCATCTCGAAGAGAGAATAAAAGAGCTCCAACAAGAGATCCAAGACCTCAAGGGGAAAGAGAAGAGGCTTAAGGAGATTGAGTGGGTTAACAAGAGATATCCCAAACTCAAATCTGTTCTATCTAAAAAAGATGACCTTCACAAGGCCAAAATTGAGATGTCTCGTCTAGAACAAAAGCTTAAGAATATTGGGGAGCAGATTGAGGAGCTTAAAGAAAAGGAGAAAGAGCTCCAGATAAAGAGAGAGGAATATACCAAAGCAATTAAAACATACAACGAGTTAAAACGCTCCGTTGAGCAGTATGAGAAGGCCATGCAGCTTTTAGCTCAGAAAGAAAGGCATGAGATGGAACTTAAAAAAGAGGGATACACTAAAGAAAAGCTTCTCAGCGAGATTGAAGGGGTCAACAAAGCTAAAGAAAAGGCAAAGGAAGTTGATGAAGAAATAATTAAGATAAGAGAAGAAATCAGCGGCTTAAACAAGCTTGAGCACAGCTTAAGACAAAACCTCTCAAAGCTTGAAGGAGCGAAGGAGTGTCCACTGTGTAAGAGGCCTATGGAAGAGCACGATGAAGAGGAAATAATGCGTGAGTATAGAGAGGAGTTCGCACAGATTGAGAAAAGGAGAAAAGAACTCAAAGAAAAACTAAAAGAGCTCACTGAAGAGAAGAAACAACTCGAAAGTATCAAGGCAACTGAAGGAAAGCTTCTAAAGCTCCAAAAAACACTCGAACTTCTCGAAGAAGTTGAAAAAGAGCTGAAAGGCTACGACGTTGAAAAGCTAAAGAAAAAAGCTGATGAATTCGAAGAGGTCAAGAGAAAGGCCATTGAACTCAAGAAGGAGATGACCAGCATTAACAGAGAGCTCGAAAAGCTGGAAAAGCTTATGATGGAAAAAGAGAGAGCTGAAAATGAGATGAAGGCTCTGAATGCGAGAGTAAACCGGATATTGAATGAGCTCTCTAAAGAGGGCTTCTCGTCATTTGAAGATGTTGAGGAGGAGCTTGAACGGATTGACCCCATTTACAGAGAGTATCTTCAACTAAAGGGCATTCCTTCTGAACTGAGCTTAAAGGAAAAGAGAAAGAGAATCCTCGAGGAGAAAATGGGGCTGAAGATTAAGGGACTGGAAAAGCTCAAAAAAGAGCTCCAAGAGATTAAAGCAAAAGTTCAAAAGCTTAAAAAAGAGTTCTCAAAGGAAGAGTTTGAGAGAGTTGAAAATGAGTACTTGAATCTCTCAAACAAAGTTGCCAGCATTAAAGCAGAAATTGAGGGCCAGGAAAGACTTAAAGAAGAAGTAACAAAACGTTTAGAAGGTTTAAGGAAGCAGCTTGAGGAGGTTAAGAGCGCTCAAGCAAAGATAAAGGCAGTAGAAAAGGTCATGGCCGATATGAAAGTGCTGAGAGAGAAGTTAATCAAATTCAAGGCTGAAGCGGAACGCAGGGGACTTGAGGAAGTTGAAAAAGTTGCGAGCGAGTTGTTCTCGGAAATGACGGAAAGGAAGTACCAGGGCATTAAGATAATCCGCGAGAAGAGGTATGGTAAGGAGAGGATTAGGATAGCAGTTTTATACCAAGGTGAAGAGCAGGGCATTGATTTTTTAAGTGGAGGCGAGAGGATAGCTCTCGGTCTTTCATTTAGGTTGGCACTGTCGCTCTACAAAGTCAGAAACCTCGAGCTCCTCATTTTGGACGAGCCGACGCCTTTCTTAGACGAAGAGAGAAGAAAGAAGCTCATAGACATAATAACGCAGCACTTGAGGAAAATACCGCAGGTTATAATAGTGTCTCATGACGAGGAGCTTAAAGATGCAGCGGATTACGTGATTAGGGTTTCGTTAGTTGGTGGAAAGAGCAGGGTAGAGGTGGAGAGTCTTGCCGCGTATTAG
- a CDS encoding metallophosphoesterase family protein, which yields MKFAHIADVHLGREQFQQPFRYRDYVEVFRKSMEISIREGVDFILLSGDFFHVSKPSPKAIRDAVEILSLAKKKDIPVFAIEGNHDKTIRDTSIYDLLEHLGLIYTLGIKKSPRESEFQKSMKKGSIYLVHGTVGDLKIYGLRHHSRWQLISKDGLSKIKHIFRGEKNAILMLHQAIDYLAEGTPYQNAFDLKLSELPDGFEYYALGHIHMRKELEHGKSGFSGDIIYPGSLERTEIREASHRIIYDKRLKLENLTRREEELGPNAKGFYIVEDFEPQFIEIETRPFYNITVRGNSKEELKRKLADIRDYVERDSIALVTLEGTVRGGVHVSEFYPLLDDWGLAYYSFNNRVTSEAVLIDREIKEEEFFTAFERELFSQLAVEPKEFLKELDSFLEWLLERYEPKREEKREMIEVQSKKAPKAQKVEKNVKKKAVGKLDAWIKVK from the coding sequence ATGAAGTTTGCCCACATAGCTGACGTTCACTTGGGTAGAGAGCAGTTTCAGCAGCCTTTTAGATATAGAGACTACGTAGAGGTATTTAGAAAATCCATGGAGATTTCAATAAGGGAAGGCGTTGACTTTATACTCCTCTCAGGCGATTTTTTCCACGTCAGCAAGCCTTCGCCCAAAGCCATAAGAGACGCTGTTGAGATTTTGAGCCTCGCAAAGAAAAAGGATATCCCAGTATTTGCCATAGAGGGAAACCATGACAAAACGATAAGGGATACTTCGATTTACGACCTTTTAGAGCACTTAGGGTTGATTTATACGCTTGGCATTAAGAAGTCGCCACGTGAAAGCGAGTTTCAAAAGAGCATGAAAAAAGGCAGTATTTACTTAGTTCATGGCACAGTTGGAGATTTGAAAATTTATGGACTAAGGCACCACAGCAGATGGCAGCTGATAAGCAAAGATGGGCTTAGTAAGATTAAACACATATTCAGAGGCGAGAAAAACGCTATTTTAATGCTTCATCAAGCTATAGACTACCTCGCCGAAGGAACGCCTTATCAAAATGCCTTTGACTTAAAGCTGAGTGAACTCCCGGATGGTTTTGAGTACTATGCTTTGGGGCACATACACATGAGGAAGGAGCTCGAGCACGGAAAGAGCGGTTTCAGCGGTGATATAATTTACCCAGGCTCTCTTGAAAGGACGGAGATTAGAGAGGCTAGCCATAGGATAATCTACGACAAAAGGCTGAAATTGGAGAACCTAACGAGAAGAGAGGAAGAGCTCGGCCCCAACGCAAAGGGGTTTTACATAGTGGAGGACTTTGAGCCCCAATTTATTGAGATAGAGACGAGGCCATTTTACAACATCACCGTAAGAGGAAACTCTAAGGAAGAGCTTAAGAGAAAGCTTGCGGACATTAGGGACTACGTTGAGAGAGACAGCATAGCTTTAGTAACTCTCGAAGGAACTGTGAGAGGGGGAGTGCATGTAAGTGAGTTTTATCCCCTCTTAGACGACTGGGGCTTAGCATACTACAGCTTCAACAACAGAGTGACGTCTGAGGCTGTGCTAATTGATAGGGAGATTAAAGAAGAGGAATTCTTCACGGCCTTTGAGAGAGAGCTATTCTCTCAGCTGGCTGTGGAACCAAAGGAGTTTCTAAAGGAATTGGACAGCTTTTTGGAATGGCTCTTGGAGAGGTACGAACCTAAGAGAGAAGAAAAGAGGGAAATGATAGAAGTGCAGAGCAAAAAAGCTCCCAAAGCTCAAAAAGTTGAGAAAAATGTGAAGAAAAAAGCTGTTGGGAAGCTTGATGCCTGGATTAAGGTCAAATAG